The Desulfosporosinus acidiphilus SJ4 genome has a window encoding:
- a CDS encoding anti-sigma factor, which yields MTCYLSKDDWHSYYKKSLSKSKLEEMSNHLALCLECRNNLLQIQETANVLAAGRTALTPPEDLKLNIMKAIDKHKYQIKPSSIEKCEQQPSTAHRNLDTYDDGHPHKTANSPLFELRNWGFSMVAAGFLLFTLNLSPLTHYLTNTQVALLNNELNKQIALPLNRINQLTHTLITKIDSLAP from the coding sequence ATGACCTGTTATCTGAGCAAAGATGATTGGCACAGTTATTACAAGAAAAGTTTGAGTAAGAGCAAACTCGAAGAGATGAGCAATCACCTGGCTCTTTGTCTTGAATGCCGAAATAATCTTCTGCAAATCCAAGAAACAGCCAATGTCTTGGCAGCAGGAAGGACTGCTCTCACCCCTCCGGAAGACCTCAAGCTCAACATAATGAAAGCAATCGACAAGCACAAATATCAAATTAAGCCCTCCTCCATTGAAAAATGCGAGCAACAACCGTCGACTGCTCACAGGAACTTAGATACTTATGATGATGGCCATCCTCATAAAACGGCAAACTCTCCTCTCTTTGAGCTTAGAAATTGGGGTTTCAGCATGGTGGCTGCAGGCTTTCTCCTTTTCACTCTTAATCTATCGCCTTTAACTCATTATTTAACAAACACCCAGGTCGCCCTATTAAATAATGAGTTAAATAAGCAAATAGCACTTCCTTTGAATCGAATAAATCAACTAACCCACACTCTCATTACAAAAATCGATTCTTTAGCCCCCTAG
- a CDS encoding RNA polymerase sigma factor yields the protein MHDTELITGILNGNAKLYEEIIERYQTGVYRTAYYYTQNVEDARDITQEIFIKVYNKLAGFKQGSAFSTWLYRIAVNHCLDWSRRKKPLFVEPACLDSHFDKRVGPEENLLRQEVSAEIQDAIGSLHEIYRTVLILYYFEDFTPQQIADILGTSKRTIETRLFRGRKLLKEELQFILSGGDCHDLLSEQR from the coding sequence TTGCACGATACTGAATTAATTACCGGTATCCTTAACGGTAATGCAAAGTTATATGAAGAAATTATTGAACGTTATCAAACAGGAGTTTACAGAACTGCCTATTACTACACTCAAAATGTAGAGGATGCTCGGGATATCACACAGGAAATTTTTATCAAAGTCTATAACAAACTTGCCGGATTCAAACAAGGTTCCGCTTTTTCTACCTGGCTTTACAGAATTGCCGTCAACCATTGTCTTGATTGGTCCCGCAGGAAAAAGCCGCTCTTTGTGGAACCTGCTTGTTTAGATAGTCACTTTGATAAAAGAGTTGGTCCGGAAGAAAATCTTCTCCGTCAAGAAGTATCTGCTGAAATTCAAGACGCAATTGGAAGTTTACATGAAATCTACCGTACTGTTCTTATTCTTTACTACTTTGAAGACTTCACTCCTCAGCAGATCGCAGATATATTGGGCACTTCTAAAAGAACTATAGAAACCCGCTTGTTCCGAGGTCGAAAACTATTGAAAGAGGAACTTCAATTTATACTATCAGGAGGTGACTGTCATGACCTGTTATCTGAGCAAAGATGA
- a CDS encoding 3-hydroxyacyl-CoA dehydrogenase family protein encodes MRIEDIQKICVIGAGSMGCQIAWSAALAGYRVSCTDVSLEMLYHAKAFAESYFPARVTKGKLTQEQVNAAKENISFTQNLEEAAADSDFAIESVIEKIDIKRKIFAELDRITQPHAILVTNSSFIVSSKIASATKRPEKICNMHFFNPVLKMNIVEVVQGPHTSAETAELTLGVCEKMGKQGILLKKEIYGFLVNRFIRALNHEALYLAEMGVASPEEIDLAVTNALGHPIGPFRLMDFTGNDLSYIIEMERYQETGDPKDKPSPLITEKYFKGEWGRKTKKGFYSYE; translated from the coding sequence GTGAGAATTGAAGATATCCAGAAGATTTGTGTGATTGGTGCCGGGAGTATGGGCTGCCAGATTGCATGGAGTGCAGCTTTGGCAGGATATCGGGTAAGCTGTACCGATGTTAGTTTAGAAATGCTATACCATGCGAAGGCCTTCGCTGAGAGTTATTTCCCGGCGAGAGTTACTAAAGGAAAGTTAACCCAAGAACAAGTTAATGCAGCAAAGGAGAATATTTCCTTTACTCAAAATTTAGAGGAAGCCGCAGCAGACTCGGATTTTGCCATTGAGTCAGTTATAGAAAAAATTGATATCAAACGTAAAATATTTGCTGAACTGGACCGTATTACTCAACCTCATGCAATTTTAGTGACTAACAGCTCGTTTATTGTTAGTTCTAAAATTGCCAGTGCAACGAAAAGGCCTGAAAAGATATGTAACATGCACTTTTTCAATCCTGTTTTGAAAATGAATATTGTTGAGGTAGTTCAAGGACCGCATACTTCCGCTGAGACGGCAGAGCTTACCTTAGGGGTATGCGAAAAAATGGGTAAACAAGGCATTTTGCTAAAAAAAGAAATCTATGGTTTTTTAGTCAATAGGTTCATAAGGGCACTTAATCATGAAGCGTTGTATCTTGCTGAGATGGGAGTTGCCAGCCCGGAAGAAATTGATTTAGCTGTCACAAATGCCCTAGGACATCCCATTGGGCCATTTAGGCTAATGGACTTTACCGGCAATGACCTTAGTTACATTATAGAGATGGAACGCTATCAAGAAACAGGGGATCCAAAGGACAAACCGTCGCCCCTGATAACGGAAAAATATTTCAAAGGTGAATGGGGGAGGAAGACAAAGAAAGGCTTTTATTCCTATGAATAA
- a CDS encoding PHP-associated domain-containing protein, protein MEFDLHTHTSQGSACSRMVIEDLVQAACEKKLDGVCITDHDYCWDERELAKLMRASGIQVYGGVELSTAFGEILIYGVHQSLLHLRDNLPKLVQLVRDLGGVMIAAHPLRSDFLFSTLTREERGLDPINLEEIGRRPLFSFVHTFEVCNGRSSWQEIRAARQLSLLLNKKGTGGSDAHSKLSVGSCVTIFEEPVQNEAHLITQLRQGCFKAKKKEESRNVLGM, encoded by the coding sequence ATGGAGTTTGATCTACATACTCATACCAGTCAGGGTTCAGCGTGCAGCCGTATGGTTATTGAGGATTTGGTTCAGGCTGCTTGTGAAAAGAAATTAGATGGGGTTTGCATTACAGATCATGATTATTGCTGGGACGAGAGGGAATTGGCCAAATTAATGCGGGCCAGTGGCATTCAAGTTTATGGAGGGGTTGAGTTAAGTACAGCTTTTGGCGAGATTCTTATTTACGGTGTACATCAATCTTTGCTTCATCTGAGGGATAATTTGCCGAAGTTAGTTCAACTAGTAAGGGACCTTGGGGGAGTCATGATCGCTGCTCATCCCTTGAGAAGTGATTTTCTCTTCTCGACCTTGACAAGGGAAGAACGCGGACTTGATCCCATTAATTTGGAGGAAATAGGCAGAAGACCTTTGTTTAGTTTTGTTCATACATTTGAAGTCTGTAATGGGCGCAGTAGTTGGCAGGAAATCCGGGCAGCCCGACAACTTTCATTACTGCTTAATAAAAAGGGAACAGGCGGCAGTGATGCTCACAGCAAATTAAGTGTTGGTTCTTGCGTCACTATCTTTGAGGAGCCGGTTCAGAACGAGGCCCACTTAATAACTCAGTTACGTCAGGGATGTTTTAAAGCCAAGAAAAAGGAGGAATCTAGAAATGTGCTGGGTATGTGA
- a CDS encoding 4Fe-4S dicluster domain-containing protein, translated as MCWVCEKYGNGQKWYLNPENYARRLYKVRKEGKEAAGADADPQSAGMGAGVVAELVKARISGDKEWEEEIKRDALQQAYQTHFGQVVTLDEYLQILDTAYPLAKMTCGCRRVQRGMPDEENFTCMGIGPGMYKWERWPETYRGGVEFVTPEEAKEWAMMNHKEGRVQTVDVFGTPYIGGLCQCEYPGCVAVRNRIDYDFKFLLKGHSVAKVDREKCTGCKSCLGRCQFKALNLEVYTNKAYIDLDQCFGCGLCVTACPSGSIQLYDRQGMPGLAENW; from the coding sequence ATGTGCTGGGTATGTGAAAAATATGGTAATGGCCAGAAATGGTATCTCAATCCGGAAAATTATGCCCGTCGCCTTTATAAAGTGCGCAAAGAGGGCAAAGAGGCAGCGGGAGCAGATGCTGATCCCCAATCCGCAGGTATGGGCGCCGGGGTGGTGGCAGAGCTAGTAAAAGCGCGTATCAGCGGGGACAAGGAATGGGAAGAGGAGATCAAACGAGATGCCTTACAGCAAGCTTATCAAACCCATTTCGGACAGGTAGTCACCTTGGACGAGTATTTGCAGATTTTAGACACGGCCTATCCCTTGGCCAAAATGACCTGTGGCTGTCGCCGCGTCCAACGAGGGATGCCTGACGAAGAGAATTTCACCTGCATGGGTATTGGTCCTGGGATGTATAAGTGGGAACGGTGGCCTGAAACTTATCGAGGAGGAGTGGAGTTTGTAACTCCTGAGGAAGCTAAAGAATGGGCAATGATGAACCACAAAGAGGGGCGCGTCCAAACCGTTGATGTCTTTGGCACTCCTTATATCGGAGGATTATGTCAATGTGAATATCCGGGGTGCGTAGCTGTCCGCAATCGAATAGATTATGATTTTAAGTTTTTATTAAAAGGACATTCTGTCGCCAAGGTTGACCGAGAAAAATGTACAGGCTGCAAAAGCTGTTTGGGGCGCTGCCAGTTTAAAGCGCTTAACTTGGAAGTGTATACCAATAAGGCCTATATTGACCTTGACCAATGTTTTGGCTGCGGGCTTTGTGTAACCGCATGTCCTAGCGGGTCGATTCAATTGTATGATCGCCAAGGTATGCCAGGATTAGCCGAAAACTGGTAA
- a CDS encoding 4Fe-4S dicluster domain-containing protein: MIAQITIDYALCQDPLNCRKCLSICPSVVFVCGPTKVWKGRESDSREYKIIGRYYDKCSGCGDCEEVCPTNALKVTFIPREQLAQKFREERAAQLKERQL, from the coding sequence ATGATTGCTCAAATAACTATCGATTATGCATTATGTCAAGATCCTTTAAATTGTCGCAAATGTCTAAGCATATGTCCTTCTGTTGTATTTGTGTGCGGTCCCACGAAAGTATGGAAAGGCCGGGAGAGCGATTCTCGGGAGTATAAGATTATCGGCCGTTATTATGATAAATGTTCCGGCTGCGGTGATTGTGAAGAGGTTTGCCCCACAAATGCCCTAAAAGTAACCTTTATACCACGTGAACAATTAGCCCAAAAGTTTCGAGAAGAACGGGCAGCTCAATTAAAAGAACGCCAGTTGTAA
- a CDS encoding FAS1-like dehydratase domain-containing protein, whose protein sequence is MIGRELIGKESESIVVKIKPEEVRRFAEATGVPYNDRVPPTFVGTLLHASIKGVELPVAGMIHGEQKITYHRQLRIGDCISYKRRVKDVYDRSGKLGKMTFVVLETVGNDLTGELVFSSTSIIIAPGREEGS, encoded by the coding sequence ATGATTGGAAGAGAGTTGATTGGCAAAGAGAGTGAGTCGATTGTAGTCAAGATTAAACCCGAAGAAGTACGCCGGTTTGCTGAGGCTACGGGAGTTCCTTATAATGATCGAGTTCCTCCTACATTTGTTGGTACATTATTGCATGCCTCGATAAAAGGCGTAGAACTGCCTGTTGCCGGGATGATTCATGGTGAACAAAAAATTACCTATCACCGCCAACTGCGAATCGGGGACTGTATTTCGTACAAAAGGCGAGTTAAAGATGTTTATGATCGAAGCGGCAAACTTGGAAAGATGACCTTTGTGGTGTTAGAGACTGTTGGAAATGATTTAACCGGTGAATTGGTATTTTCCAGCACTTCCATTATCATTGCTCCTGGAAGGGAGGAAGGTTCATGA
- a CDS encoding MaoC family dehydratase yields MKSLSDYQVAEKLPIRKWIPTPMQIRQYAEASGDFNPIHLDDNYARQAGLGGVIAHGMLSMAQMAAMLTDWIGDGGAITKLDVRFEHMVRPGDTILFSGFVRARSENILVCDLAACNDRDKRVLSGLAYIAISPNKACSAE; encoded by the coding sequence ATGAAAAGCTTGTCTGATTATCAAGTAGCCGAAAAGCTTCCTATCCGCAAATGGATACCCACTCCGATGCAAATTCGTCAGTATGCTGAAGCATCAGGGGATTTTAATCCAATTCATCTCGATGATAATTACGCGCGGCAAGCAGGTCTTGGCGGAGTCATTGCTCACGGAATGCTGTCTATGGCTCAAATGGCAGCAATGCTGACAGATTGGATTGGAGATGGAGGCGCAATTACTAAACTGGATGTTCGTTTTGAGCATATGGTTCGTCCAGGAGATACTATTCTATTTTCCGGTTTTGTAAGGGCTCGATCGGAAAATATCTTAGTCTGTGATTTAGCTGCCTGCAATGATCGTGACAAAAGAGTATTGTCTGGTTTAGCCTATATAGCCATTAGCCCTAACAAAGCCTGCAGCGCAGAGTAA
- a CDS encoding enoyl-CoA hydratase/isomerase family protein: MAYETILVNIEEGIATITLNRPEVLNALNSQVFEDLADAAQTLGSDDSVRAVIITGGNKVFAAGADIGQMASATAVEISTGDRPSQRALNLLENIPKPVIAAICGYALGGGCELALAADVRIAADNAQLGLPEIKLGILPGGGGTQRLPRLIGSGRAKELIFSGDFISAQEAWRIGLVNKVVSPDQLFEEAYKMAKRFASRGAVALAMAKSAVNEGLRMDLEAGLEYEHKCFSLLFATEDQKEGMKAFLEKRPAKFQGK, translated from the coding sequence ATGGCATATGAAACGATCTTAGTAAACATTGAGGAAGGCATTGCGACAATTACTCTAAATCGTCCTGAAGTGTTAAATGCACTGAATAGTCAAGTTTTTGAAGATCTGGCTGACGCAGCACAAACCTTAGGATCAGATGATTCTGTTCGGGCAGTCATTATCACAGGCGGCAATAAGGTGTTTGCCGCAGGGGCAGATATCGGTCAAATGGCATCTGCCACAGCCGTTGAAATTTCTACCGGAGACCGCCCTTCGCAGCGGGCATTAAATTTGCTTGAGAATATACCCAAACCTGTTATTGCAGCAATTTGCGGCTATGCTTTAGGAGGCGGATGTGAACTTGCCTTGGCAGCTGATGTGCGTATTGCCGCAGATAATGCGCAACTGGGCTTGCCGGAAATCAAGCTGGGAATTTTACCCGGTGGTGGAGGGACTCAGCGCTTGCCCCGCTTAATCGGTTCGGGAAGGGCAAAGGAATTGATTTTTAGCGGAGATTTTATTAGTGCTCAGGAAGCTTGGCGGATTGGCCTCGTAAATAAAGTGGTTTCGCCAGATCAATTGTTTGAAGAAGCTTATAAAATGGCGAAACGATTCGCTTCTCGAGGTGCAGTAGCCTTAGCTATGGCAAAATCAGCAGTAAATGAAGGGTTGAGAATGGATTTAGAGGCAGGTCTGGAATACGAGCATAAATGCTTTAGCCTTCTCTTCGCTACAGAGGATCAAAAGGAAGGCATGAAAGCCTTTCTGGAAAAGAGACCGGCCAAGTTTCAAGGAAAGTGA
- a CDS encoding 4-hydroxyphenylacetate 3-hydroxylase family protein, translated as MRTRAQYLERLSKMNRNLYANGEKIDRLDPRQEGALNIMGLTFDAAWDPASKDLCTATSHLTGQTINRFNHIHQSPEDLHKKQDMTRLLCNKVGGCIQRCMGIDAANAINAVSYEAQKSSKAKTAYHDNFLRWLERFQTEDLVASCAQTDVKGERLKRPAEQTDPDMYVHVVEERSDGIVVRGSKVHISEASISDEILVVPNRALQKGEEAYAVSFAVPSDYEGIKQVVHYHQNRKRDFYQRGIETGYTDSYIIFEDCFIPWERVFLCGEIQHGGLAALLFALFHRHSYSGCKPASLDYVIGLASLAAEINGIGKTHNVREMLSELIMTGELGYAAGFTASALAKPEVYMPGMGMVPYGPGSFIPNSIYANVGRCLTGEAVFQEQEILCNIAGGMPATFPFERDLMNPETKQLLEKYLNRNPQIPIEDQIKFWLNFIDFGLSGYAGTSQYGAYHGGGSPIMEQIAITSQYDIESKKDIVREIAGMTPRKK; from the coding sequence ATGCGAACAAGAGCTCAATATTTAGAAAGACTAAGTAAAATGAACCGAAATCTCTATGCGAACGGGGAAAAGATTGACAGGCTCGATCCGCGCCAAGAAGGTGCTTTGAATATAATGGGGCTGACCTTTGACGCGGCTTGGGATCCTGCCAGCAAGGACCTTTGCACGGCGACCTCTCATCTAACAGGGCAAACCATCAATCGCTTCAATCACATCCATCAAAGCCCTGAGGACTTGCATAAAAAGCAAGACATGACCCGGCTTCTATGCAATAAAGTTGGGGGGTGCATTCAACGCTGCATGGGAATTGATGCCGCTAACGCGATTAATGCGGTTTCTTATGAGGCTCAAAAATCGTCTAAAGCGAAAACGGCTTATCACGATAATTTTCTCAGGTGGCTGGAACGGTTTCAAACAGAAGATCTTGTGGCAAGCTGCGCTCAAACCGATGTCAAAGGGGAGCGACTGAAGCGGCCCGCTGAACAGACAGATCCCGATATGTATGTTCATGTTGTCGAAGAACGCAGTGACGGTATTGTAGTTCGTGGCTCAAAAGTCCATATTTCAGAAGCCTCTATTTCAGACGAAATCTTAGTTGTACCAAACCGCGCTTTACAAAAAGGTGAAGAAGCTTATGCTGTTAGTTTCGCTGTTCCTTCAGATTATGAGGGGATTAAGCAAGTAGTCCATTATCATCAAAATCGTAAGAGAGATTTCTATCAAAGAGGAATTGAAACCGGATACACCGATTCCTACATAATCTTTGAGGATTGTTTTATTCCCTGGGAGCGAGTTTTTTTGTGCGGGGAGATCCAGCACGGCGGCCTAGCAGCTTTGCTTTTTGCCCTGTTTCATCGTCATTCCTATTCAGGATGTAAACCGGCTTCTCTCGATTATGTCATCGGGTTGGCGAGCCTGGCAGCCGAAATAAATGGTATCGGTAAGACTCATAATGTGCGTGAAATGCTTTCAGAATTAATCATGACGGGTGAACTGGGATATGCCGCCGGTTTCACGGCTTCAGCTTTGGCTAAACCTGAAGTCTATATGCCCGGTATGGGAATGGTCCCCTATGGCCCTGGGAGTTTCATCCCGAATTCTATTTACGCCAATGTGGGCAGATGTCTGACCGGTGAGGCAGTTTTTCAGGAACAGGAAATCTTATGCAATATCGCAGGTGGAATGCCGGCGACGTTCCCCTTTGAAAGGGATTTAATGAATCCGGAGACGAAACAGCTTCTGGAAAAATATCTAAACCGCAATCCCCAAATTCCGATTGAGGATCAAATAAAATTCTGGTTAAATTTTATCGATTTTGGTCTTTCCGGTTATGCAGGCACTTCCCAATATGGCGCCTATCACGGCGGAGGGTCACCAATTATGGAGCAAATTGCTATTACTTCTCAGTATGATATAGAGTCCAAGAAAGACATCGTTCGGGAGATTGCCGGAATGACACCGAGGAAAAAGTAA
- a CDS encoding AMP-binding protein, which translates to MERVGKGWPAELASDLFYRRSQKPLFEYLRDYAGITPEKTAIVWYGRELSYREINDLSDRFASYLRNSGLKKGERVALFLSNCPQYFIAHYGIQKCGGVVCPCSPLFKEWELEYQLKDSEAKIIVTADKLYDIVLNVLPQTSLEQIILTSYGDLLPLEPTINVPEDLCQPKPSFADSIDLLTVINRTEATGQIDDVNVDDLALLVYTSGTTGKPKGAMLTHRNALFKSAAVVQSNQIGTAETILSVAPLYHIAGMLMGLNCAIYANATTVLLYRFDPLAVLQAIERYKCTWWYSMVPMNIHVMQVPNAGLYDLTSLKINPCTSFGINLTQELAEGWAKFTGGCKLFEGAYGLSESHTGDTFMPVNAIKYGTQGIPTYETSLRILDPQTGEEKPTGEMGEIVLKNPGVFKGYWNRVEETAQTLRNGWVHTGDIGFLDEEGYLTFSGRLKEMIKVSGYSVFPEEVEAMLIRHEAIAQVAVIGIKDSHKGEVVKAFVVLKSEHKAHLTPQTIIDWARLRMSPYKSPRFVEFRDTLPSTGAGKVLRRLLQEQ; encoded by the coding sequence ATGGAAAGAGTAGGTAAAGGTTGGCCTGCCGAATTAGCTTCGGATCTATTCTATCGTCGCAGTCAAAAGCCTTTGTTTGAGTATTTACGCGACTATGCTGGGATTACTCCTGAGAAGACAGCAATTGTTTGGTATGGACGAGAGCTGAGCTATCGAGAGATAAATGATCTTAGTGATCGATTTGCGTCTTATTTGAGAAACTCAGGGTTGAAAAAAGGGGAGAGAGTTGCTCTCTTTCTCTCAAATTGCCCGCAGTATTTTATTGCGCATTATGGAATTCAAAAATGCGGGGGAGTCGTCTGCCCCTGCAGTCCCTTGTTCAAGGAGTGGGAACTCGAATACCAATTAAAGGATTCAGAGGCCAAGATAATTGTTACCGCTGACAAGTTGTACGACATCGTCCTTAATGTTCTGCCTCAAACCAGCCTGGAACAGATTATCCTTACTAGTTATGGAGACCTGCTTCCCCTTGAGCCTACGATCAATGTTCCGGAAGATCTATGCCAACCTAAGCCATCTTTCGCCGATAGTATTGATTTATTGACCGTTATCAATCGCACAGAAGCAACAGGGCAAATAGACGATGTGAATGTGGATGACTTAGCTCTGCTGGTATATACCTCCGGAACAACGGGTAAACCGAAAGGTGCTATGCTCACTCATCGCAATGCGCTCTTTAAGTCTGCTGCAGTTGTTCAAAGCAACCAAATTGGCACCGCGGAAACGATATTATCCGTTGCCCCACTCTACCATATAGCTGGGATGTTGATGGGGCTTAATTGTGCGATTTATGCCAACGCAACGACAGTTCTTCTTTATCGTTTCGACCCGCTTGCTGTTCTTCAGGCGATTGAGCGCTACAAATGTACTTGGTGGTACAGTATGGTTCCAATGAACATTCATGTGATGCAAGTACCTAATGCCGGACTGTACGATCTCACATCCTTAAAAATTAATCCCTGTACAAGTTTTGGAATTAATCTCACCCAGGAACTGGCAGAAGGATGGGCGAAGTTTACGGGAGGGTGTAAGCTGTTTGAGGGCGCTTATGGCCTTAGTGAAAGCCATACAGGGGATACTTTCATGCCTGTTAACGCTATAAAATATGGAACCCAGGGGATTCCAACTTATGAAACAAGTCTTCGTATTCTTGATCCCCAAACCGGTGAGGAAAAGCCAACTGGAGAAATGGGCGAAATAGTACTTAAGAATCCAGGGGTATTTAAGGGGTACTGGAACCGTGTTGAGGAAACTGCCCAGACGCTGCGTAATGGCTGGGTTCACACCGGGGATATAGGTTTTTTGGATGAAGAGGGTTATTTGACGTTCAGCGGACGATTGAAAGAAATGATCAAAGTATCAGGTTACAGTGTTTTCCCAGAGGAAGTGGAAGCTATGTTGATTCGTCATGAAGCAATCGCTCAAGTTGCGGTTATCGGCATAAAAGATTCTCATAAAGGCGAGGTTGTCAAAGCCTTTGTAGTACTAAAGTCGGAGCATAAAGCACACCTCACTCCTCAAACTATTATTGACTGGGCTAGACTACGAATGTCCCCCTACAAATCTCCCCGTTTTGTGGAGTTTCGCGACACTCTTCCGTCTACCGGTGCCGGAAAAGTTTTGCGTCGCCTTTTGCAAGAGCAATAA
- a CDS encoding alpha/beta fold hydrolase: MPYVSVGGIDIFFERSDGDSLPLIFIHGAGGSSQRWAKQLSGLQNQLTMIAVDLPGHGNSGGNLLSDIPAMAEFLNQFVRALAVEKFFLAGHSMGGAIAQEFTLRYPNKVEGLILIGTGARLKVGQTILDAFAIGQLPFKDVNHLYGSSISEEQKTKELRELQKIPTKVLGADFQACSMFDRINDVEKIKVPALILVGEEDVMTPVKYSRFLTEKLPDSNLRMIEAAGHMCMEEKATEVNEALLYFFKKL, translated from the coding sequence ATGCCTTATGTATCAGTCGGGGGAATAGATATTTTCTTTGAGCGCTCTGACGGAGATTCCCTGCCCCTCATTTTTATTCACGGGGCAGGAGGATCGAGTCAGCGCTGGGCAAAGCAATTATCAGGTTTGCAAAATCAATTAACTATGATTGCTGTGGATTTGCCTGGGCATGGCAATTCCGGCGGAAATTTGCTTTCAGACATCCCAGCCATGGCTGAGTTTCTAAATCAATTTGTCCGTGCCCTAGCAGTTGAGAAATTCTTCTTAGCAGGGCATTCCATGGGGGGAGCTATTGCCCAGGAATTCACCTTGCGGTATCCAAACAAAGTAGAAGGGCTCATTCTCATTGGGACCGGAGCCAGGCTAAAAGTGGGTCAAACTATCCTTGATGCCTTTGCCATAGGACAGCTGCCTTTTAAAGATGTCAATCATTTATATGGCTCTTCAATTTCAGAGGAACAAAAAACTAAAGAACTGCGGGAATTGCAGAAGATTCCTACTAAAGTATTGGGGGCGGATTTTCAGGCTTGCAGCATGTTTGACCGAATTAATGATGTCGAAAAAATTAAGGTCCCTGCGTTGATTTTAGTAGGAGAGGAAGATGTCATGACTCCAGTGAAGTACTCCCGATTCTTGACGGAAAAATTACCCGATTCGAATTTAAGAATGATTGAGGCCGCAGGGCATATGTGCATGGAGGAAAAAGCGACCGAAGTGAATGAGGCATTACTATATTTTTTTAAAAAACTTTGA
- a CDS encoding enoyl-CoA hydratase/isomerase family protein — protein sequence METKYGDVIKFEKQDYCGAIILDNVEKMNVVGDAFLKELGALQQDILGMEDLRALAIVANGDNFSAGIDLKFLHEVSSEKVKASLTHLQGLYSFWQTLSIPVVIGVQGFCFGSAVELMLGCDIRIAAENLRLSLPEVKLGLSPDMGGTTRLTKLVGTGQAKRLIMACEEIGAQEALQIGLVEKIVSVEKLRESTIRLAQKMATYPPSSVAFAKKGINLAEESSVAAGLLFEQAQSTYCCGTEDIKEAISAFFEKRKPSFKGR from the coding sequence ATGGAAACCAAATATGGAGATGTCATTAAATTTGAAAAGCAGGATTATTGTGGGGCAATTATTTTGGACAATGTCGAGAAAATGAACGTGGTAGGGGACGCCTTTCTAAAGGAACTGGGAGCCCTGCAACAGGATATTCTCGGTATGGAGGATTTGAGGGCTTTAGCCATTGTTGCCAATGGTGACAATTTTTCAGCGGGAATCGACCTTAAATTTCTTCATGAAGTCAGTTCAGAGAAAGTGAAGGCTAGTTTAACGCATTTACAGGGACTTTATAGTTTTTGGCAAACCCTTTCAATACCCGTAGTCATCGGTGTTCAAGGATTTTGTTTTGGTTCGGCCGTTGAATTAATGTTAGGGTGTGACATTAGAATCGCTGCAGAAAATCTGAGACTGAGCCTGCCGGAAGTTAAGTTGGGGCTATCCCCTGATATGGGCGGGACAACACGCTTAACGAAACTTGTTGGAACAGGGCAAGCCAAGAGACTTATTATGGCCTGTGAGGAGATTGGTGCGCAGGAAGCTCTTCAAATCGGGCTTGTGGAAAAAATTGTTTCTGTCGAGAAATTACGGGAGTCCACAATCCGACTCGCTCAAAAAATGGCGACATATCCTCCGTCAAGTGTCGCTTTCGCCAAAAAGGGTATTAATCTTGCCGAAGAAAGCAGTGTAGCGGCTGGCCTATTGTTTGAACAGGCCCAATCAACCTATTGTTGCGGTACCGAGGATATAAAGGAAGCTATTTCAGCTTTTTTTGAGAAAAGAAAACCCAGTTTTAAAGGGCGTTAA